Genomic segment of Prochlorococcus marinus XMU1405:
TCGTCCAGGATAATTAAAATTTACATTATTAAAAATAATTTCTCCTTTGATATCTTTAGGTTCAATTTTTATTTTTCCATCTTTTATTTTTATAGGAGTATCTATGAGATCAATTACTCTATCAATTGAAGCCATAGATCTCTGAAAATCATCTAAAACATGCCCCAAAGTAGTTAAAGGCCATAATAGTCTTTGTGTAATAAACACTAAAAAACTATAAGTACCTACATCAAGTGTCTTATTCCAAGTTTGGAAACCTCCAATTAATAGAATCGCTATAAAAGCAAATAAAATTGCAAATCTTATAAGAGGGATAAAAGCAGAAGATAATTTTATTGCAGCCTTATTACTTCTTTGATAATCGAGACTTTCTTTATTTAATCTATTTAGTTCCCATTTTTCTTTAGTAAAACTTTTTATGGTTAGAATTCCACTTAAATTATTATTAAGCCTTGATGCCAAGAGTCCGGCTTTATTTCTAACATCTCTGTATTTTGGAGCAAGCTTCCTTTGAAATTTAATTGATCCTAAAAATATAATTGGAATAGGAAAGAAAGCAAATAAAGCGATTTTTGGAGCAACAAAAATCATAGTGCCCCCAATTATTAAGACAGTTATAAATAACTGAATAATCTGATTAGCCCCTTGGTCTAGAAATCTCTCGAGTTGATTTATATCATCATTCAAAATAGATAATAGCCTCCCAGTATTATCATTTTCAAAAAAATCCATATCTAACTCCTGGATATGCTCATAAGCTTTTATTCTTAATTTATGTTGCGATAGCTGAGCCAAATTTCTCCATAAAATCGAATATAAATATTCAAAGGAGGATTCACCAGACCAAACTATTCCTGAAGCAAATGCAAGAAAAATCAATTGTGCTGGAACTTCTTTTATTCCAAAACCAGCAATCCATGAATTCTGTTCCTTAACAACGATATCCACTGCAAGACCAATTATTACAGGGGGAGCTAAATCTAATATTTTATTAATTATGGAACTAAAAAAAGCAAAAAAAAGTAACCTTCTTTCCTCAATCAGATTTAAATAAAGTCTAATTATTGGATTTTGATTGTTCTTAGACCTCATAAAAATGATAATTAAATTTTTCTATTATGATTTAAATTTTCTTTAGTTTCTAATTTACATTTTGTTTTTGCATCTTGATGACTTGCAGTTTGCATAAATTCTTCGTAGTAACAATCACAAGTTTCATTTGCAATTTCTTCACTATATAGCATTTCTGCTTTCATCATCTCCTCTTTGACACTCTGAAGACAAAATAATTTTATGATTGAATTTTGTTTCGTTTCAGCTAAATAATGACTATTAAAGGAGTTGAATAGTATTATCAGATTCACAAAAATAAAGAAATTATATTTGCTAGCTTTCATACTCTATACCTAGTTTCTGACTTTAATTTTTTTTAATTTATTTTTAGTTTCTCTATGCAGATCTCTGGGTAAATCTACTAAACTGTAATCATTAAAAATCTGTATTTTACCTATGGATCTACCATTTATATTAGTTGAATTACAGATTGAGGATATGATATTTGCAACTCTAACTCCATCAAATTTACCAAAGTTAAATTTGTAGGTTTCAAAAGAATCATTTTGATAATTATTTCTCCTATTTGAATTTCTCATACGATTATTACTATTTCTATTTGATCTATTTCGATCAGTATTATTTTGTTTATTAATCCAAGAATCATCGTCATTTACAAAAAATGATTTATTACCTATAACTAAATTAATCGCCGCCATTGCAATATTTGAGTCATCCATAGAGTATTTTTCTTTTAAATTATCTAGTACATCAATAATCAAAGCTTTATTTTCTTCATTTTCATCTTTAGCTAAAGAACTCTCATTAACATTATCTATAAGTTTCTCCATCCTTTTTTCATTTATTATTTTATTACTTGGTATATTAATTTCTTCAATCTTGGTTCTTGTTGAGTTTTCTAAGTTTCTTAGAAAATGTTTTTCTCTTTGATTAACAAATAAAATTGCTTCTCCTGATCTGCCTGCCCTTCCAGTTCTTCCAATTCTATGAGTATATGTTTCCTTGTCAAAAGGAAAATCGTAATTAACAACAAGTTTTATCCTCTCAACATCTAATCCTCTAGCTGCGACATCAGTTGCAACAAGGATATTAATAAATCCTTTTTTCAATCTATCTACAGTATTTTCTCTTTGATTTTGAGGTATATCTCCATTAAGTACCGCCACAGTATGACCCGAATTCTCTAAAGCTTCAGCTATTGAAGTAGTAAGTAGTTTTGTCCTAACAAAAATAATTACTCCCTCGTTATTAAGTTCTAGTATTCTTTTTAAAGCATCTAACTTATGATGCCTTTGTACATATAGAAATTTTTGCGAAATTAATTGAGTTTCTTTTTTGACACTTTTGATTAATATTTCGGCGGGATCATTTAGATATTTTTTTGCTATATTTCTTATCTCACTAGGCATTGTCGCTGAAAACAATACCATCTGCTTATTTTCCGGAAGTTGATCTATTATCCATTCAATATCTTCAAGAAAACCCATATTTAACATTTCATCTGCCTCATCTAAAACAAGACAATTTATATCTTTAATTTTAAAAGTCCCCTGCCTTATATGATCCATTATTCGGCCTGGGGTACCAACTACTACGTCAACTTTTCTTTTTAATGCAGAAATTTGATTTCGATAGTCGGTACCTCCATATATTGCAACCGTCTTAAAATTACTAGATTCAGAACTATAACTTTTAAAAGATTCTGCCACTTGAGTTGCTAATTCTCTTGTAGGAGTCATAACTAAAACCTTGGCATTTAATTCTTTATTATCTGTAAGTTTTTCTATTATTGGTAATGCGAAAGCTGCAGTCTTTCCTGTTCCTGTTTGTGCTTGGCCTAGTAAATCCCTGCCTAACATTAGTTCGGGAATTGCAGCTTTTTGGATGGGAGTTGGATTTTTATATCCTTTATTTATTAACGAATTTAAGATCGATTGATTAAAACCAAAATCGAGAAATCCATTCTCATTAACATCTCCTTTAGATACTTCCAATACTTGAGATTCAATTTCTTTTTTATTATCTAAGTTCTTGAACTCTAGTAGGGAAGAATCTTCATTCTGAGAATTTTCCTGCTCTCTACCTAGAGAGTTACTATCTTTTTTTAAAGCCATTTTCAATGCCTAATAATCTTTCTGATTAGGCATTCAACAAATATTTAAATTGACTTAAATTGTTGATTAGCCTTACAGAGCCGAATTATTAATCTAACATCTTGGGGTTAAGATATTACTAATTTCTCAAAAATAAAATTTAATTTAAATAATATATATTTAAAGATTTTTTCGCTCTTGTAACAGCCGTATATAATAACCTTCTTTCAAAATCATCTCTGCAAAAGGTATTTTGATTATCTTTTTTTTCTTTTACAGCATATTGATTTCTTCTATAATTTTGGGACCACAAAATGTTTACTTTTTCAGATTCACTTCCTTGAGATTTATGAATAGTAATCGCTATTGCTGGTACAACATTTTCTAAATTAGATGGATCAATTAATGCGACAGTTTCTTCGTTATTATCATTATATTTTCTAAAAAGATATTTTCTTTTATTTTTTAAACCTATAAGAACTCCGATATCCCCATTTGACAATCCAAGTTCATTATTATTTTTTGTACACATAATCGGAACACCCTCTTTAAGAGTTTTAAGGTCATAAGGTTTTTTTTGACCAAACACAATTTCATTCAAATATTCAACACTCCATATTCCGGAATTTTTTTCGCATAAAATCAAGTGACTTTGTAAATCCAGAAATATCTTATCTACTAAATCTCTTTCATTAACCAATAAATTATCAATACTCTCATCAAATATATATTTTTTTTTACTTAAATTTGAAGTTGAAATATTTAATTGTTTTAGATAACTTGTAATAGAAAATAATAGATCTTTTGGAATATCTTTTTCTCTACTCTTTGAAATAGTAATTTCTTTTGAATTATTATCTTTTTCTAATTCTTTTATCTTTTGATTAAGTAAAGAAAAATCATTATTAAATATTAAACTACTAATTAATGCTATATCTCCAATATTTCTATAAGTTTTTTCTAAATTTACAACACAAGATTTAATAGAACTATTATCGGCATATTCAAACAAATAATTCCATATAGAACAGTTATTTACTGGAGACAATTGATTTTTATCTCCAACTAAAATAATTTTACAGTCGTTTGCTAGCAAATTTAAAACTGATTCGATCAAATCGATATTAACCATTGACATTTCATCAATTATGAAAATATCAAGCTCTTTTAGTTTAAATTTCAACTTTAGAGATTTATTTTGAGAATTTAAAATCCATCTATGTAAAGTTTGAAATTCTATTTGGTCTAGGAATTTGCTAGAGACAATATTTTTTTTATTATTAAGAGATTCTTTTAAACGAGCTGTAGCTTTACCAGTTGGAGCAGACAAACCAATATTTAAAAAGTTATCAACTTGAAGGAGTTCTAGTATTAAATTTATTATTAAAGTGGTTTTACCAGTACCTGGTCCTCCTTGAAGAAAAACTAAGTTTGAATATTTAAATATATTTTTAATTTGATCAATTTTATTATCTTCTTTATAAATTCTTGAGTTCATTAAATTATCGTTATCTATTTTTTTTAAAAATAAATTAATAACTCTTTCTATCTTTTTTGACCATTTTGATAAGGATAACTTTCTATTTACTAATACGAATGGAGAATGAAGGGAACCTATCAAACCTTTATTTTTTAGAACATCTATATGTTTATTGGGCCAGCCATCTTCTAATAATTCAAAGATTATTAAACTATTATCAACATCAATAATAGTTTCACCATTTTTTTCAAACTCTAATAAAATTCTTAATACATCTTTTACGAAATTTCCATATTTTTTTTCACTAAATTTGAAAATATCTAAGATTAAATTAAATATATGATCGTATTGGAAATTTTCAATATCTGTAGTAGTTTTTGTCATTCTAAAAAAGGTTATCTAAATAATTAATTCTTTTTAAAGGTGCTTTGCTAATAAAAATACCTGGAGATATATCTTCAGACTTAGATTTTTCAAATAATTCAAAATCTGGTAATCCCTTTAAAAACAAATAAATATATCCTCCTAGATGTTTATGTGGTTGATAATTTTTAAGTCGCCACTTTAATAATCTATGCAATGCTAATAAATAAAGATGAGATTGCAATGGATAATGATGTTTAATCATTTCATTTCTCATGTTTTCATAGTTATAGTTTATTGGTAAACAATCACTATTATCACTACCAGAAATCAAATTACTTTTCCAATCAACTACCCACCATTTACTATCTTCTAATTTATTTCCTACAGGGAAAATACAATCAATACATCCTGAATGAAAGCCTTTATTCATAATTTGAAGATCATTTATTTTATTTGCATATTCTTCACCAAATTCATATTCCTGATCTAAAAAAAAGCAATTTGATATATCATTAGTATTAATATTTCTACCTTCATAAGATAGGGTTAAATCATATTTTAGTTCCTTAATTATGTATTCATTTGGAATATCAACTAGTTTCTTATTTTGTAATTCTCTTCCTAAGGATATATTTATGATTCTTAAAATCGCATCTTTTACTTTAAAAGCCAAAGAAGTATCGATTTGATGAAAGTTCAATTCCTCAATAATTAAATCAATTAATTCTTGATTATTATCGTTTCTAAATTCAAATCTTTCTATTATTTTATGCAGGCAAGTCCCAGCAATAGTTCCTTTTGGAAATTCACTTAAGGGATTTGGATAAGAAAAATAATTAGGATAATTCTTTGAATTCTTAAAATTAGAATCTTTGATAATTGATATATTATCTTCATAATCCTTATATTGATTAATGACTGCATCAATATTTTTATCTTTACGTATCCAAGAAGAATAACTTGAATAAGAAATAAATTTATCAGAATTAAATACATTAGATATTTTTTTATTAACGTTATCTATTTTCCAAATATTATTATTCAATCGGTTGGTTTGGAACTTAGAAAAAATTTCATTTATTTTCTCTTTTTCTATCCTGACTTCAAAAGTAGACTTATAAATATTGATATTGTCCAAATTATTAAGTAAATCATTATTTAAAATATTATTTTTATCCTCTAAATCATTAAAAACAATAAGTTTATATTTGCTCCTTGTAAGTGCTACATAAATTAACCTCTCACTCTCTTTAAATAAATCTTCTTCTTCTATTAATTTAAATTTTTCAACCTTCGCGTAATTATTAGAAATATTAACATATATATTTCTATCAATATTTGATTTCCAAAGAGGTCCTTTAATTTTATTTGACTTATTTGAAATAATTGAGAGATATGGACATAGGACTATTTCAAATTCGAGGCCTTTACTACTATGAATGGTAGAAAGATTTATTCCATTTTGAAGATTATAATCTTTCGTCAAAAAATCTTCGCCAGTAGAAATTCTTAAAATATGATCTAACTGATTTTTATACCAGTTGAAGACTATATTGAGATCAAAATCATTATTCATTAATTCTATTTCAACAATTTCTGAAAGTTGAAATAAATTTGAATTCAAATCTGAATCTTGAATAATCGAGGATGAATTGTAATTTATAAGTAGTTCATTAACAATGTTTAAAAAACCTTTTTCTCTTAGTTCATGGGACCAAGTAATGCATTTATTAATTAAAATTTCTAAATTATTACTAATTCCATTATCAAGTAAATCTTCTAATTTTATTTCTATAAACTTTGAAGTAGCAAGCAAATTTATATTTTTTAAAGACCTAGGATTTAATAAACATTCAATGAATAAAAATAATAGAGAACTTGCTTCTGTATCAAAAATATTTTGTTTATTTTGAATTTTGCATGGGAGGTTAAAATAACTTAATTTTTTTTTAAAATCTAAGCATTGCGAATTATTTAATGTAAGAATCGCAATTTTATTAATATCAATTTCTTTATTGTTTAAAATAAAGTTAACTATGTAATGAGTTACAAGATCCTCTATATCAGTCTCTTTTTTTGAAAATTCTACAATTTCAAATACATTCTTAAATTTAAATTTAGGATTAATATTATCATTAATTCTTGAGGTTAATTTACTATAGTTTAGCTTCGATTGTTGAAGTCCATTCTTATAAAGTTTATTAAGAACATCGATTAACTTTTTTGAGGATCTATAGTTATCTGTAAGACTAAAAACTTCGATTGCATTAGATCTTGCATCTAAGTAAGTTTCAATATCTCCACCTCTAAATTTGTAAATCGCTTGTTTTGGATCACCTACGCAAAGTAAAAAATGATTTTTTGTATTAAAGAACTTTTTTATTAAATTCCACTGAGTAATATCTGTATCTTGGAACTCATCAACTAAGATACATTTAAATCTTTTTTGAATTTTAGATAGGGTATTACTATTACTAGTTTCCGAATCTAGAAATGTATTTTCTACAGTCTTTATAAGATCATTAAAGTTAAAAATAGAAAAACTTTTCTTTAATTCTATTAATTTTATATAAGCTAATTGGGTAAATATTCTTACAAATTCAGTAAAGAAACCTTCTTTTATTTTATAAATTTTATCTTGTAATAAATTAAATTTAGTAAAATCTAATTTTAGATTATTTTTATTAATTTCTTTAGATATATTTTCAATGTAAAAATATTTAGATAAAAGATCATCCTTAGAAATATCATATATAAAATCAATAACATTTTTAGAATTAAGCCTTTTGTTAATTTCTTCAATCCAACAATTTATTTGATTAAACTTATCATTTCTTGGTTTTGCAGCATATATTTGACTTTTTCCACCACTCTCCTTAATTAATTTTCCCAACTCTATGAGTTGTAAAAATAATTCCTTACCTTTCTTATTCCATTCAAAACAAAACTCGTTCC
This window contains:
- a CDS encoding DEAD/DEAH box helicase, whose translation is MALKKDSNSLGREQENSQNEDSSLLEFKNLDNKKEIESQVLEVSKGDVNENGFLDFGFNQSILNSLINKGYKNPTPIQKAAIPELMLGRDLLGQAQTGTGKTAAFALPIIEKLTDNKELNAKVLVMTPTRELATQVAESFKSYSSESSNFKTVAIYGGTDYRNQISALKRKVDVVVGTPGRIMDHIRQGTFKIKDINCLVLDEADEMLNMGFLEDIEWIIDQLPENKQMVLFSATMPSEIRNIAKKYLNDPAEILIKSVKKETQLISQKFLYVQRHHKLDALKRILELNNEGVIIFVRTKLLTTSIAEALENSGHTVAVLNGDIPQNQRENTVDRLKKGFINILVATDVAARGLDVERIKLVVNYDFPFDKETYTHRIGRTGRAGRSGEAILFVNQREKHFLRNLENSTRTKIEEINIPSNKIINEKRMEKLIDNVNESSLAKDENEENKALIIDVLDNLKEKYSMDDSNIAMAAINLVIGNKSFFVNDDDSWINKQNNTDRNRSNRNSNNRMRNSNRRNNYQNDSFETYKFNFGKFDGVRVANIISSICNSTNINGRSIGKIQIFNDYSLVDLPRDLHRETKNKLKKIKVRN
- a CDS encoding ABC transporter ATP-binding protein, with protein sequence MRSKNNQNPIIRLYLNLIEERRLLFFAFFSSIINKILDLAPPVIIGLAVDIVVKEQNSWIAGFGIKEVPAQLIFLAFASGIVWSGESSFEYLYSILWRNLAQLSQHKLRIKAYEHIQELDMDFFENDNTGRLLSILNDDINQLERFLDQGANQIIQLFITVLIIGGTMIFVAPKIALFAFFPIPIIFLGSIKFQRKLAPKYRDVRNKAGLLASRLNNNLSGILTIKSFTKEKWELNRLNKESLDYQRSNKAAIKLSSAFIPLIRFAILFAFIAILLIGGFQTWNKTLDVGTYSFLVFITQRLLWPLTTLGHVLDDFQRSMASIDRVIDLIDTPIKIKDGKIKIEPKDIKGEIIFNNVNFNYPGRDLTLKNINFKIENNSTLGIVGLTGSGKSTIIKLLLRIYDSNNGSITLDGVSIKEINLRDLRKCISLVSQETYLFHGSVQENIAYGSFNPSLKDIIKASKIAEAHKFIEQLPDGYKTIVGERGQRLSGGQRQRIALARAVLKDAPILILDEATASVDNETEALIQKSLSKITKERTTIVIAHRLSTIKNVDNIVVIDKGKIVEIGKHEKLLYQNKIYADLWNVQVGI
- a CDS encoding UvrD-helicase domain-containing protein; the encoded protein is MDINQIKLDNKFKLVEASAGTGKSFTLAHIVLRNVLEKKVKPDEILLLSFTKNTCSELRDKILSRFHNLKLYLQSHNESKIDNTLKDWYLNFKDKDKSKEKIISEIDNFINQFYKLKVTTFHAFCNNIIDEYSIEIGVTQDPYIDNNIDNLYKNVIDNLWIDDFLNLNHELISAVNKKKISSRFGSRINKSFFVEILKNIDQENICKFQINNKYKIIDLNNYFNEFFYLNWNEFCFEWNKKGKELFLQLIELGKLIKESGGKSQIYAAKPRNDKFNQINCWIEEINKRLNSKNVIDFIYDISKDDLLSKYFYIENISKEINKNNLKLDFTKFNLLQDKIYKIKEGFFTEFVRIFTQLAYIKLIELKKSFSIFNFNDLIKTVENTFLDSETSNSNTLSKIQKRFKCILVDEFQDTDITQWNLIKKFFNTKNHFLLCVGDPKQAIYKFRGGDIETYLDARSNAIEVFSLTDNYRSSKKLIDVLNKLYKNGLQQSKLNYSKLTSRINDNINPKFKFKNVFEIVEFSKKETDIEDLVTHYIVNFILNNKEIDINKIAILTLNNSQCLDFKKKLSYFNLPCKIQNKQNIFDTEASSLLFLFIECLLNPRSLKNINLLATSKFIEIKLEDLLDNGISNNLEILINKCITWSHELREKGFLNIVNELLINYNSSSIIQDSDLNSNLFQLSEIVEIELMNNDFDLNIVFNWYKNQLDHILRISTGEDFLTKDYNLQNGINLSTIHSSKGLEFEIVLCPYLSIISNKSNKIKGPLWKSNIDRNIYVNISNNYAKVEKFKLIEEEDLFKESERLIYVALTRSKYKLIVFNDLEDKNNILNNDLLNNLDNINIYKSTFEVRIEKEKINEIFSKFQTNRLNNNIWKIDNVNKKISNVFNSDKFISYSSYSSWIRKDKNIDAVINQYKDYEDNISIIKDSNFKNSKNYPNYFSYPNPLSEFPKGTIAGTCLHKIIERFEFRNDNNQELIDLIIEELNFHQIDTSLAFKVKDAILRIINISLGRELQNKKLVDIPNEYIIKELKYDLTLSYEGRNINTNDISNCFFLDQEYEFGEEYANKINDLQIMNKGFHSGCIDCIFPVGNKLEDSKWWVVDWKSNLISGSDNSDCLPINYNYENMRNEMIKHHYPLQSHLYLLALHRLLKWRLKNYQPHKHLGGYIYLFLKGLPDFELFEKSKSEDISPGIFISKAPLKRINYLDNLF
- a CDS encoding AAA family ATPase; amino-acid sequence: MTKTTTDIENFQYDHIFNLILDIFKFSEKKYGNFVKDVLRILLEFEKNGETIIDVDNSLIIFELLEDGWPNKHIDVLKNKGLIGSLHSPFVLVNRKLSLSKWSKKIERVINLFLKKIDNDNLMNSRIYKEDNKIDQIKNIFKYSNLVFLQGGPGTGKTTLIINLILELLQVDNFLNIGLSAPTGKATARLKESLNNKKNIVSSKFLDQIEFQTLHRWILNSQNKSLKLKFKLKELDIFIIDEMSMVNIDLIESVLNLLANDCKIILVGDKNQLSPVNNCSIWNYLFEYADNSSIKSCVVNLEKTYRNIGDIALISSLIFNNDFSLLNQKIKELEKDNNSKEITISKSREKDIPKDLLFSITSYLKQLNISTSNLSKKKYIFDESIDNLLVNERDLVDKIFLDLQSHLILCEKNSGIWSVEYLNEIVFGQKKPYDLKTLKEGVPIMCTKNNNELGLSNGDIGVLIGLKNKRKYLFRKYNDNNEETVALIDPSNLENVVPAIAITIHKSQGSESEKVNILWSQNYRRNQYAVKEKKDNQNTFCRDDFERRLLYTAVTRAKKSLNIYYLN